From Rudanella lutea DSM 19387, a single genomic window includes:
- a CDS encoding ribonuclease domain-containing protein: MPKSFARFFYLLLVLLCSAFTCCKSEEQNQSRTQEPSRNWQDRRARKADDRYNNSFDKYHAREHKKAKGQRDEYRSSKAQTGRIPQKALEVLAHIRQYNRAPEGYVGGRRFGNFEGHLPRQSLEGGRIDYREWDVNPRVNGRNRGAERLVTSSDGRAWYTRDHYNTFTEIK, encoded by the coding sequence ATGCCAAAATCGTTTGCCCGATTTTTTTACCTGCTTTTAGTTTTACTCTGTTCGGCTTTCACATGTTGCAAAAGCGAGGAGCAGAATCAGTCCCGAACCCAGGAGCCTTCCCGAAACTGGCAAGATCGGAGGGCTCGAAAAGCCGATGACCGATACAATAATTCCTTCGACAAATACCATGCCAGGGAACATAAAAAAGCAAAGGGACAACGTGATGAGTATCGCTCTTCGAAAGCGCAGACTGGGCGGATTCCCCAAAAAGCACTGGAGGTACTGGCTCATATCCGGCAGTATAACCGGGCGCCCGAAGGCTATGTGGGTGGTCGACGGTTTGGGAATTTTGAAGGGCATCTGCCCCGGCAAAGCCTGGAAGGCGGCCGAATTGACTACCGCGAATGGGACGTAAACCCGCGGGTAAACGGCCGGAACCGGGGTGCCGAACGACTCGTAACCAGCTCCGACGGACGAGCCTGGTACACCCGCGATCATTATAATACGTTTACCGAGATCAAGTAA
- a CDS encoding peptidoglycan DD-metalloendopeptidase family protein: MRTLRFFVLGLFLLPAVVLPARAQQRNRQALEREKKQNLERMAEIRSVLKKTTSEKEVTLGQLKALNQQIKAQTEQIELLNEDLQLTDSEISELRQQSQKLTGDLTRLKKQYAEMIVRADRRRQQLNPLGFLFAADNFNQLIARYRYLKQYSNARQGQVKQIEEVQAQIKGKQVATERKRRQQKTTITAKVSESKKLENLKGEQDKVVKQLSQKESQLRDELAESRRSVARLESMITRIIAREARERAAREARERAERERLARVEAARKAAERKRAEEAAAKEKPTEDRPIAKAEPEPEKEVAKVDVPEKAEVDTRRDNNLNDAEMALASSFAASRRRLPWPVQRGFVSDRFGVHKHPVLGINISNPGIDIQTNAGETVRSVYEGVVMNVEYVMGSNNVVAIQHGDYFTIYAKLKSVSVRVGQRVKAREPIGVVATDAKGISELQFQVWKEFAKMNPETWLAPR; encoded by the coding sequence TTGCGTACGTTGCGTTTTTTCGTTCTTGGCTTATTTCTCTTGCCGGCAGTGGTGTTGCCTGCCCGGGCGCAGCAGCGGAATCGGCAGGCATTAGAGCGGGAAAAAAAGCAGAATCTGGAGCGAATGGCCGAAATTCGGTCGGTGTTGAAAAAGACCACGTCGGAGAAAGAAGTGACGTTGGGGCAACTGAAAGCGCTCAACCAGCAGATAAAGGCCCAAACCGAACAAATTGAACTGCTCAACGAAGACCTGCAACTGACCGATTCCGAAATTAGCGAACTCCGTCAGCAAAGTCAGAAGCTAACCGGCGACCTCACCCGGCTGAAAAAACAGTATGCCGAGATGATTGTCCGCGCCGACCGGCGTCGACAGCAGCTAAATCCGCTCGGTTTTCTATTTGCAGCCGACAACTTCAATCAGCTGATTGCCCGCTACCGGTATCTCAAGCAATATTCCAACGCCCGGCAGGGGCAGGTAAAACAAATTGAAGAGGTACAGGCTCAGATTAAGGGTAAGCAGGTAGCCACCGAACGCAAACGACGCCAGCAGAAAACCACGATTACCGCCAAAGTAAGCGAGTCGAAAAAGCTGGAGAACCTCAAAGGCGAGCAGGATAAGGTAGTCAAACAACTGAGCCAGAAAGAAAGTCAGCTCCGCGACGAACTGGCCGAGAGCCGCCGGTCAGTGGCGCGTCTGGAGAGTATGATCACCCGCATCATTGCGCGGGAGGCCCGCGAGCGAGCCGCTCGTGAAGCCCGCGAACGGGCCGAACGCGAACGATTGGCCCGGGTCGAAGCGGCCCGTAAAGCCGCCGAACGCAAGCGTGCCGAAGAGGCTGCCGCCAAAGAAAAGCCAACCGAAGATCGCCCGATTGCCAAAGCCGAACCTGAACCGGAGAAAGAGGTAGCCAAGGTCGACGTTCCCGAAAAAGCCGAGGTTGATACCCGCCGGGACAATAATCTCAACGATGCCGAAATGGCCCTTGCGTCGTCGTTTGCGGCTTCGCGTCGGCGGTTGCCGTGGCCGGTACAGCGCGGCTTTGTGTCGGATCGGTTTGGGGTGCACAAACACCCGGTGCTGGGCATCAATATCTCAAATCCGGGGATCGATATTCAGACCAATGCCGGAGAAACCGTGCGGTCGGTGTACGAAGGGGTAGTTATGAACGTCGAGTACGTGATGGGAAGTAACAACGTAGTAGCTATTCAGCACGGCGATTACTTCACTATTTACGCCAAGCTCAAAAGTGTGTCGGTACGGGTGGGGCAGCGGGTTAAAGCGCGCGAGCCAATCGGCGTGGTCGCTACCGACGCCAAAGGCATTTCAGAGCTTCAGTTTCAGGTCTGGAAAGAGTTTGCCAAAATGAACCCCGAAACCTGGCTGGCACCCCGGTAA
- the panB gene encoding 3-methyl-2-oxobutanoate hydroxymethyltransferase gives MSIHNPDIKRVTTHTIQELKNRGEKITALTAYDYSMAQVVDAAGVEMILVGDSASNVMAGHETTLPITLDQMIYHASSVVRAVKRALVIVDLPFGSYQGNSEEALRSAIRIMKESGAHAVKLEGGQEIQESIVRILSAGVPVMGHLGLTPQSIYKFGTYAVRAKEDAEAAKLMEDALMLQEVGCFGVVLEKIPAALTRQVSQALTIPTIGIGGGPDADGQILVLHDLLGITKEFKPRFLRRYADLNTVMTEAIAHYVDDVKAKDFPNEKEAY, from the coding sequence ATGTCCATTCACAACCCCGATATCAAACGCGTTACTACGCACACCATACAGGAACTGAAAAACCGTGGTGAAAAAATTACGGCACTCACGGCCTATGATTATTCCATGGCGCAGGTGGTCGATGCCGCCGGGGTCGAGATGATTCTGGTGGGCGATTCGGCCTCCAACGTTATGGCTGGGCACGAAACAACCCTGCCCATCACCCTCGACCAGATGATCTATCACGCTAGTTCGGTCGTGCGGGCCGTCAAGCGGGCGTTGGTGATTGTCGACTTGCCGTTCGGGTCGTATCAGGGCAATTCAGAAGAGGCTCTTCGGTCGGCGATTCGGATTATGAAAGAATCAGGAGCTCATGCCGTCAAACTCGAAGGTGGGCAGGAAATTCAGGAGTCGATTGTGCGGATTTTGAGCGCGGGCGTACCAGTTATGGGCCACCTGGGTCTTACCCCGCAGTCGATTTACAAGTTTGGAACCTACGCTGTGCGCGCCAAAGAAGACGCCGAAGCCGCCAAACTGATGGAAGACGCCCTGATGTTGCAGGAGGTGGGTTGCTTCGGGGTGGTCCTCGAAAAAATTCCGGCGGCCCTCACCCGGCAGGTGTCGCAGGCGCTTACCATTCCGACGATCGGGATTGGCGGTGGCCCCGACGCCGACGGGCAGATTCTGGTGTTGCACGATTTGTTGGGCATCACCAAAGAGTTTAAGCCCCGGTTTCTGCGTCGGTATGCCGACCTGAACACGGTGATGACCGAGGCCATCGCCCATTATGTGGACGATGTAAAGGCCAAAGACTTTCCGAACGAAAAAGAAGCCTACTGA
- a CDS encoding acetyl-CoA C-acyltransferase: MDAYVVAGYRTAVGKAPRGGLRLTRPDDMAAEVIKHLLAQVPQLDPARVEDLIVGNAVPEAEQGMQIARYIALLSLPKTVPGLTINRYCGSGLEAIAIASAKIHAGLADCIIAGGTESMSLVPVMGWKTALNYDIAQKNPDYYIGMGLTAEQVAQQFNISRDEQDQFAYASHQKALAAQAAGRFDKQIVPIAVKETYFDANSGKKKTREWTVNKDEGPRADTSAEGLARLKPVFAAGGSVTAGNSSQTSDGAAFVIVMSERLVNELNLKPMGRMVSYASAGVEPRIMGIGPVAAIPIALQKAGLQQSDIDQIELNEAFAAQSLAVIKELDLNPEIINPNGGAIALGHALGSTGARLSVQLLNEMAERNQKYGMVSACVGGGQGVAGIFERLN, translated from the coding sequence ATGGACGCATACGTTGTTGCTGGCTACCGTACCGCTGTTGGTAAAGCTCCGCGCGGTGGCCTTCGTCTTACTCGCCCCGACGATATGGCGGCCGAGGTCATCAAGCATTTGCTGGCGCAGGTGCCGCAACTCGACCCCGCCCGCGTAGAAGATTTGATTGTGGGTAATGCCGTACCCGAAGCGGAGCAAGGCATGCAGATTGCCCGGTACATTGCCCTGCTTTCGCTGCCCAAAACAGTGCCGGGTTTAACCATCAACCGGTACTGTGGCTCGGGTCTGGAGGCTATTGCTATTGCTTCGGCTAAAATTCACGCCGGCCTGGCCGACTGTATTATTGCCGGAGGAACCGAGTCGATGTCGTTGGTGCCGGTAATGGGCTGGAAAACGGCTCTCAATTACGACATTGCCCAGAAAAATCCGGATTACTACATTGGCATGGGGCTTACGGCTGAGCAGGTAGCGCAGCAGTTCAACATTAGCCGCGACGAGCAGGATCAGTTTGCCTACGCATCGCATCAGAAGGCATTGGCGGCTCAGGCTGCGGGCCGGTTCGATAAGCAAATTGTGCCGATTGCGGTAAAAGAAACCTACTTCGACGCCAACAGTGGCAAGAAGAAAACCCGTGAGTGGACGGTAAACAAAGACGAAGGCCCCCGCGCCGACACAAGCGCCGAAGGGCTCGCCCGCCTGAAGCCGGTATTTGCGGCTGGCGGATCGGTTACGGCCGGTAACTCGTCGCAAACCTCCGACGGAGCGGCTTTTGTGATTGTCATGTCAGAGCGGCTGGTGAATGAGTTGAACCTGAAGCCGATGGGCCGGATGGTATCGTACGCATCGGCGGGTGTAGAACCGCGCATCATGGGCATTGGCCCGGTGGCGGCTATCCCAATTGCCCTCCAGAAGGCCGGTTTGCAGCAAAGCGATATTGATCAGATCGAACTGAACGAGGCATTTGCCGCTCAGTCGCTGGCTGTTATCAAAGAGCTCGATCTCAACCCCGAAATTATCAACCCCAACGGCGGAGCCATTGCTCTTGGTCACGCCCTGGGCTCAACCGGGGCCCGTTTGTCAGTGCAACTGTTAAACGAAATGGCCGAGCGCAACCAGAAATACGGTATGGTATCGGCCTGCGTAGGTGGTGGCCAGGGTGTTGCCGGTATTTTTGAGCGACTCAACTAA
- a CDS encoding tetratricopeptide repeat protein: MASLVLTPVQAQNPAPPLSLTAPVPVDETRARLEEETLFADGMKYMMTDEPTKALAQFEKLLQKKPNNPAARYAAAQALMKTGKVVEAIPFALKAYEADKTNKYYNLLLAELYVKQKRYAEAERLYEDLLKQSADNMEYGVELAAIYLFDEKPDKALETYNRVEKALGLNEEITRQKQRIYLKQNKIDKAVEEAEKLVAYEPGDPDYLLEGAELLMANDRDDQAIGWLERALKLSPELPQAHVLLAEIYRKKGDMTRARKELDFVFANPNLEAGLKARILSSYVGLSDNSANAQQDALKLAQELAKAHPNDARSQLMLADLLVQQGKKAEARDLYAKAAQLDGSTYEIWGALLQLDGELNQVDSLLVHSQKALELFPNQGLFWYSNGTANLYKRKYPEAVESLEESRKLLANATTAELESLMKAVNAQLGDAYNGLGDHAKSDEAYELVLKDDPRNEHVLNNYSYFLSLRKDKLDRALTMSTMLIERNPNSPTYLDTHAWVLYVRKEYAKARTFLEKAVAADPNGVSGTILEHYGDVLFQLGEKDKAVEQWKKAKQKGENSQQLDKKIASGKLYE, encoded by the coding sequence ATGGCAAGCCTGGTGCTGACACCCGTGCAGGCGCAGAACCCCGCACCCCCACTCTCGCTTACTGCCCCGGTTCCCGTCGACGAAACCCGTGCCCGGCTTGAAGAGGAAACGCTCTTTGCCGATGGTATGAAGTATATGATGACCGACGAGCCAACCAAAGCCCTGGCTCAGTTTGAGAAACTACTTCAAAAAAAGCCTAACAACCCGGCTGCCCGGTATGCAGCCGCGCAGGCCCTGATGAAAACCGGCAAGGTGGTTGAAGCCATCCCGTTTGCCCTGAAAGCCTACGAAGCCGACAAAACAAACAAATACTATAATCTGCTGCTGGCCGAACTGTACGTAAAACAGAAACGCTACGCCGAAGCCGAACGCCTGTACGAAGACCTGCTCAAGCAAAGCGCCGACAATATGGAGTACGGGGTGGAGCTGGCAGCTATTTATCTGTTCGACGAAAAGCCCGACAAAGCCCTCGAAACGTACAACCGGGTGGAAAAAGCCCTGGGCCTCAACGAAGAAATTACGCGTCAGAAACAACGTATCTATCTGAAGCAGAATAAAATAGATAAAGCTGTAGAGGAAGCCGAAAAACTGGTGGCCTACGAACCCGGCGACCCCGACTACCTGCTCGAAGGGGCCGAGCTACTCATGGCCAACGACCGCGACGATCAGGCCATTGGTTGGCTCGAACGCGCCCTCAAACTGAGCCCCGAACTGCCGCAGGCGCACGTGTTGCTGGCCGAAATCTACCGGAAAAAAGGCGATATGACCCGGGCCCGAAAAGAGCTCGATTTTGTGTTTGCCAACCCCAACCTCGAAGCGGGTCTGAAAGCCCGGATTCTGTCGAGCTACGTCGGGTTGTCGGACAACAGCGCCAATGCGCAACAGGATGCCCTCAAACTGGCGCAGGAGTTGGCCAAAGCGCATCCGAACGATGCCCGCTCGCAACTGATGCTGGCCGACCTCTTGGTGCAACAGGGCAAAAAAGCCGAAGCGCGCGATTTGTACGCCAAAGCCGCTCAGCTCGATGGCTCTACGTACGAAATTTGGGGAGCTTTGCTGCAACTCGATGGCGAGCTTAACCAGGTGGATAGTTTGCTGGTACACTCCCAGAAAGCCCTCGAACTGTTTCCAAACCAGGGTTTGTTCTGGTATTCCAACGGAACGGCCAACCTGTACAAACGTAAGTACCCTGAGGCTGTTGAGTCGCTCGAAGAAAGCCGCAAGTTGCTGGCCAATGCCACCACCGCCGAGCTGGAAAGCCTCATGAAAGCCGTGAATGCGCAGCTGGGCGATGCTTACAACGGGCTCGGTGACCATGCCAAGTCCGACGAAGCGTACGAGCTGGTGCTCAAAGACGACCCCCGCAACGAGCACGTTCTGAATAACTACAGCTATTTTCTCTCGCTCCGTAAAGACAAACTCGACCGGGCACTGACCATGTCGACAATGCTCATTGAGCGCAATCCCAACAGTCCGACCTACCTCGACACGCATGCCTGGGTGCTGTATGTTCGAAAGGAGTATGCCAAGGCCCGCACGTTTCTGGAGAAGGCCGTTGCGGCTGATCCCAACGGTGTGAGTGGCACCATCCTCGAACACTATGGCGATGTGCTTTTTCAGTTAGGTGAAAAAGACAAGGCCGTTGAGCAGTGGAAAAAGGCGAAACAAAAAGGTGAAAACAGCCAGCAGCTGGATAAGAAAATCGCTTCTGGCAAACTATATGAATAA
- a CDS encoding DUF4292 domain-containing protein, which yields MNKVLLPGLLLLSLLSSEGCRRRRMLQQAPPSLSADSVAIARKPIPRDTAVARPDSARATAPASASAAETPRPRPGIEEARANVAEIDFKYLTARSKVSIKSQDENTDNANMNIRVRKDSLIWFSVQKLGIEAARGIATRDSIIILDKIHSEYSVYDFPSLSRQFNFDLNFDLLQALIVGNLPLPKRPAQKIKNERDYLLLRQSEGKVMLENYIGEEDRKLKKLMVTEQPTKNTLRLDYADFKALNSFLFPYTSLITLDYKSNADGQFYQKLLQIRHNKVELVDKDPGFPFSIPPKYTRRP from the coding sequence ATGAATAAAGTACTCTTGCCCGGCTTGCTCCTGCTGTCCCTTCTGAGTTCGGAAGGGTGCCGCCGACGGCGAATGTTACAGCAAGCTCCTCCATCTTTGTCGGCCGACTCGGTAGCCATCGCCCGTAAGCCAATCCCGCGCGATACAGCCGTTGCTCGCCCGGACTCGGCCCGTGCCACGGCACCCGCGAGCGCGTCGGCGGCCGAGACACCCCGGCCCCGGCCCGGTATTGAGGAGGCCCGCGCCAATGTAGCCGAAATCGATTTCAAATACCTGACCGCCCGCTCGAAGGTGAGCATCAAGAGTCAGGATGAGAATACCGACAATGCTAACATGAATATCCGGGTTCGGAAAGACAGCCTAATCTGGTTTTCGGTGCAGAAACTCGGTATCGAAGCGGCCCGGGGCATTGCCACTCGCGACAGCATCATTATTCTGGACAAGATTCACAGTGAGTACTCGGTGTACGATTTCCCGAGCTTGAGTCGGCAGTTTAACTTCGACCTGAACTTCGATCTGCTTCAGGCATTGATTGTGGGCAACCTGCCACTGCCCAAACGGCCCGCGCAGAAAATCAAAAATGAGCGTGACTACCTCCTGTTGCGGCAGAGTGAAGGCAAGGTGATGCTCGAAAATTACATTGGTGAGGAAGATCGAAAACTCAAAAAACTGATGGTTACCGAGCAACCCACCAAGAATACCCTCCGGCTCGATTACGCGGACTTTAAAGCCCTCAACAGCTTTCTGTTTCCGTACACCAGCCTGATCACCTTAGATTATAAATCGAATGCCGATGGGCAGTTTTACCAGAAATTGCTGCAAATTCGGCATAACAAAGTAGAACTGGTAGACAAAGACCCCGGTTTTCCGTTTAGTATCCCGCCTAAATACACCCGGCGGCCCTGA
- the bioD gene encoding dethiobiotin synthase gives MKIVVAGIGTEIGKTVISAVLVEALQADYWKPVQSGALEDSDTETVRSLISNTRSRFHPEAYRLREPLSPHAAADIDGVRIELEQIVVPQTDNHLVIELAGGLMVPLNHQQLNIDWVQQQQLPVVLVSRNYLGSINHTLLSVEALRARNIPILGLIFSGPTVQASESVILGITGLSCLGRVAQEPELTPAQIRHYAEKFLPSLNSMRA, from the coding sequence ATGAAAATTGTTGTAGCCGGTATCGGCACTGAAATTGGAAAAACGGTTATTTCGGCCGTTCTGGTCGAAGCGTTACAGGCCGACTACTGGAAACCTGTGCAGTCGGGTGCCCTCGAAGACTCCGATACCGAAACCGTCCGGAGTTTAATCAGCAACACCCGCTCGCGCTTTCACCCCGAAGCGTATCGCCTGCGCGAGCCCTTATCACCCCATGCAGCAGCCGACATCGACGGGGTGCGTATCGAACTGGAACAGATTGTAGTACCCCAAACCGACAATCACCTCGTAATCGAACTGGCGGGCGGGCTCATGGTACCGCTCAATCATCAGCAACTCAACATCGACTGGGTGCAGCAGCAACAGTTACCCGTTGTATTGGTCTCACGAAACTACCTCGGCAGCATAAATCATACGCTGCTTTCGGTTGAAGCCCTGCGCGCGCGCAACATTCCTATCCTGGGGCTGATCTTCAGCGGACCGACCGTACAGGCCTCCGAATCGGTCATTTTAGGCATTACAGGCCTATCATGCCTCGGTCGGGTAGCGCAGGAACCCGAGCTGACCCCAGCCCAAATTCGGCACTATGCCGAAAAGTTTTTACCCAGCCTTAATAGTATGCGTGCATAA
- a CDS encoding aminotransferase class I/II-fold pyridoxal phosphate-dependent enzyme, producing the protein MHDKLAFLDARLGQRQQAGLLRTLRPNSGLIDFCSNDYLGMARSATLREAICKAEGQSPDLANGATGSRLLAGHTLLAEAVETQLATYYQTESALIFNSGYDANLGLLSALPSRDDVLITDELIHASMIDGARLSYATRHRFRHNDLNHLDELLRHARAQTPATQQVFVAVESVYSMDGDLAPLPQLVALCEQYEAHLIVDEAHATGVYGPTGAGRVAELGLSARVLARVHTFGKGLGVHGAAVVGPRLLRDYLINTARSFIYTTALPPHSLLAIGCAHEQVAQAQAERRSLHECIGLFRQQAALKLPHSRWTDSPSPIQCLLVEGNEACRLVANRAQQAGFDVRAILSPTVPVGQERLRICLHSFNTEDQITHLLDSLTPG; encoded by the coding sequence ATGCACGACAAACTCGCTTTTCTGGATGCCCGATTGGGCCAGCGTCAACAGGCCGGGCTCCTGCGAACCCTGCGCCCCAATAGCGGCCTGATCGACTTTTGCTCCAACGATTACCTCGGGATGGCGCGCTCGGCTACGCTACGGGAAGCGATCTGTAAAGCCGAAGGGCAGTCGCCCGATTTAGCCAACGGGGCCACGGGCTCGCGGCTACTGGCCGGGCACACCCTGCTGGCCGAGGCCGTAGAAACCCAACTGGCCACATACTACCAAACCGAAAGCGCCCTTATTTTCAATTCCGGTTACGACGCTAACCTTGGCCTGCTTTCGGCTCTGCCCAGTCGCGACGATGTACTCATTACCGACGAGCTGATTCACGCCAGCATGATCGACGGAGCGCGGCTCTCGTATGCTACACGCCACCGGTTTCGGCACAACGACCTGAACCATCTGGACGAATTGCTTCGGCATGCGCGGGCGCAAACCCCGGCTACCCAACAGGTTTTTGTGGCCGTTGAGTCGGTGTACTCGATGGATGGCGACCTGGCCCCTTTGCCACAACTGGTGGCCCTCTGCGAGCAGTACGAAGCCCATCTGATTGTCGACGAAGCCCACGCGACGGGCGTTTACGGCCCAACGGGAGCCGGGCGCGTAGCAGAATTGGGTTTGTCGGCGCGGGTACTGGCCCGCGTGCATACCTTTGGCAAAGGGCTTGGCGTACACGGAGCGGCTGTAGTTGGCCCCCGGCTGCTTCGCGATTACCTGATTAATACGGCACGGTCGTTTATTTACACCACGGCCCTGCCACCCCACAGTCTGCTGGCTATCGGGTGCGCGCACGAGCAGGTGGCGCAGGCACAGGCCGAGCGTCGGTCCCTGCATGAATGCATCGGGCTATTTCGGCAACAGGCCGCCCTGAAGCTACCTCATTCCCGCTGGACAGATAGCCCCTCCCCCATTCAGTGCTTACTGGTAGAAGGCAACGAAGCGTGCCGACTGGTTGCCAACCGCGCCCAGCAGGCCGGGTTCGATGTGCGGGCTATTCTGAGCCCCACGGTACCGGTTGGACAGGAACGGTTGCGCATTTGTCTGCATAGTTTCAACACCGAAGATCAGATCACGCACCTGCTCGATTCACTGACACCCGGTTAG
- a CDS encoding barstar family protein has translation MASTPNIWLSRSEDDLAKRFGSDDYFIAHIDGKKVITLRQFYEEIADVLEFPVSGYNLDALNDSLNDLQWLEDVKIVLYITATDLFVSKERDPIKLSSILQIFDATAEDWKWVEDDELMERKEFYVVLEDSPRIREVLQRDEIAFGEL, from the coding sequence ATGGCCTCAACGCCTAATATTTGGCTTAGCCGATCGGAAGACGACCTGGCCAAACGCTTCGGAAGCGACGATTATTTTATTGCCCATATTGATGGGAAGAAAGTGATTACACTGCGCCAGTTTTACGAAGAAATAGCCGATGTGCTGGAGTTTCCGGTTTCGGGTTATAATCTGGATGCCCTCAACGACTCCCTCAACGACCTGCAATGGCTCGAAGATGTAAAAATTGTGCTCTACATAACCGCTACTGACCTCTTTGTGAGCAAAGAGCGGGACCCCATCAAGCTGAGCAGTATTCTGCAAATATTTGATGCCACCGCCGAAGACTGGAAGTGGGTGGAAGACGACGAGCTGATGGAGCGCAAAGAGTTTTACGTGGTGCTTGAAGATAGCCCCCGGATTCGGGAGGTGCTTCAGCGCGACGAAATCGCCTTCGGTGAATTGTGA
- a CDS encoding WD40/YVTN/BNR-like repeat-containing protein: MRLTLLLLLLVSPVWAQWTLQSVGTTASFRAVSAVSEQVVWVGGSGGTFLRTTDGGQTWHTGRVPSAEACDFRDVEGIDAQTAVLMSAGPAEQGQARFYRTTDGGKTWTLTYQTSQPGVFFDGMAFWNTRRGIAFSDPVAGKYVLLQTSNGGLSWQPITAPQGMTVNQGEAAFAASGSSIAVHGSRHVWIGSGGVGGGRVFRSVDGGQSWAVAATGLPADSSRGVFGVYFKNEREGMVVGGDYRNEKKPGLNVALTRDGGQTWAVSSTGPAGGLKEGVIRLANGHWVLVGPSGTNLSTDEGKTWQLLDTEAFHALSCRGNTCWAVGANGRVGRRTF, from the coding sequence ATGCGCCTTACCCTGCTTCTGCTTCTTTTGGTCTCGCCCGTCTGGGCTCAGTGGACTCTTCAATCCGTCGGAACAACGGCAAGTTTTCGGGCGGTTAGTGCCGTGAGCGAGCAGGTCGTTTGGGTGGGTGGGTCGGGCGGTACGTTTCTGCGGACCACCGACGGGGGCCAAACCTGGCATACCGGACGGGTACCCAGTGCCGAAGCGTGCGATTTTCGTGATGTTGAGGGCATCGACGCCCAAACGGCGGTTCTGATGAGTGCTGGCCCGGCTGAGCAGGGACAGGCGCGTTTTTACCGGACTACCGATGGCGGCAAGACCTGGACACTGACCTACCAGACCAGCCAGCCGGGTGTGTTTTTCGACGGTATGGCTTTTTGGAATACCCGGCGGGGAATCGCCTTCAGCGACCCTGTTGCGGGGAAGTACGTGCTGCTTCAGACGAGCAATGGGGGGCTATCGTGGCAACCGATAACGGCTCCGCAGGGGATGACCGTAAATCAGGGCGAAGCGGCCTTTGCCGCCAGCGGTAGTAGCATTGCCGTACACGGCAGCCGGCACGTCTGGATTGGGTCGGGTGGTGTGGGCGGTGGGCGCGTTTTCCGCTCAGTCGACGGTGGACAATCGTGGGCTGTAGCCGCAACGGGCCTCCCCGCCGATTCGAGCCGGGGCGTGTTTGGAGTCTATTTCAAAAACGAACGCGAGGGTATGGTTGTCGGGGGCGATTACCGCAACGAAAAAAAGCCCGGTCTCAACGTGGCTCTTACCCGCGATGGTGGCCAAACCTGGGCCGTAAGCTCGACCGGCCCGGCGGGCGGGCTGAAAGAAGGGGTGATCCGGTTGGCAAACGGCCATTGGGTGCTGGTAGGCCCATCGGGCACGAACCTCTCGACGGATGAGGGTAAAACCTGGCAGCTTCTCGACACGGAAGCCTTCCACGCCCTCTCGTGCCGGGGCAACACCTGCTGGGCGGTTGGGGCCAACGGGCGCGTGGGTCGGCGTACATTTTAG
- a CDS encoding RluA family pseudouridine synthase: MKKKLPPYQVVYEDNHLLIVNKEPGILVQSDRTGDASLVEILRDYIKEKYNKPGDVFLHPVHRLDRPVSGLVVFARTSKALERMMEIFRKRQVQKTYWAVVRRKPPEKSGKLVSWLVKDEAKNQVTTYTHEVAGSQRAELNYRVLGKINEHYLLEVDPITGRPHQIRAQLAEMGCPIRGDIKYGYDRPTPDKKIYLHARRLYFQHPVKKEPLICKAGLPRDPFWEEFLELDQEEIKDKNIDFLYE; this comes from the coding sequence ATGAAAAAGAAACTGCCTCCTTATCAGGTCGTTTATGAAGATAACCACCTGCTCATTGTCAACAAGGAGCCGGGTATTCTGGTGCAAAGCGACCGCACCGGCGACGCATCGCTGGTCGAAATTCTGCGCGACTATATCAAGGAGAAATACAACAAGCCGGGCGATGTGTTTTTGCACCCGGTGCACCGACTCGACCGGCCGGTGAGTGGTTTAGTGGTGTTTGCCCGCACCTCGAAGGCGCTGGAGCGGATGATGGAGATTTTCCGGAAACGGCAGGTGCAGAAAACGTACTGGGCCGTGGTACGGCGCAAGCCCCCTGAGAAAAGCGGTAAACTGGTGAGTTGGCTGGTGAAAGACGAAGCCAAAAATCAGGTGACTACCTATACGCACGAAGTAGCTGGCTCGCAGCGGGCCGAACTAAACTACCGGGTACTGGGCAAAATCAATGAACACTATCTACTCGAAGTAGACCCGATTACGGGCCGCCCGCATCAGATTCGGGCGCAATTGGCCGAAATGGGCTGTCCTATTCGGGGCGATATTAAGTACGGTTATGACCGCCCTACGCCCGATAAGAAAATTTACCTGCACGCCCGTCGGCTTTACTTTCAGCACCCGGTTAAGAAAGAACCACTGATTTGCAAAGCGGGCCTGCCGCGTGATCCGTTCTGGGAGGAGTTTCTGGAACTGGATCAGGAAGAAATCAAAGACAAGAATATTGATTTCCTGTACGAGTAG